In the genome of Deinococcus aetherius, the window GTCGTGAAGTACCCGCTGAAGAGGATGGTGTTGTAGATGATCGAGCCCGCGGTGACGACGATGATGACCGACCAGAGCGTATTGAGCAGCCCCAGCCGCGACACGAGGTCGAACAGCGGCAGGATGGTGTACCCGCCCGGGATGAAGAACAGCGCCAGCATGACGCCGATGACGGCCGGACGCCCCGGGAAGTTCGTGCGCGCCAGCACGTACCCCGCCGCCGAGGACAGCAGGATCAGCAAGGCGGTCGAGCCCAGCGCGAACAGCACCGTGTTGAAGAAGTACGTGCCGAAGTTCCCCTTGCTCCAGGCGTCCGCGTAGTTGTGCCACTGCGGTGCGGCGGGGAGGATGCTCAGGCCGCCGGTGAAGAACTCGCCCGAGGTCTTGAGGGAACTGCCGACCATCCACAGGAAGGGGAAGATGTAAAAGGCACCGACCGCCAACAGGACGAGGTGGGTGAGGATGCCCCGGAAGCGGGCGAACGAGAACGGGGCGCGGCGTGCGCGGGGCGCGGGCAGGGTCGTCACAGCCGAACCTCCGTTTCCAGGCCGGGG includes:
- a CDS encoding carbohydrate ABC transporter permease, with product MTTLPAPRARRAPFSFARFRGILTHLVLLAVGAFYIFPFLWMVGSSLKTSGEFFTGGLSILPAAPQWHNYADAWSKGNFGTYFFNTVLFALGSTALLILLSSAAGYVLARTNFPGRPAVIGVMLALFFIPGGYTILPLFDLVSRLGLLNTLWSVIIVVTAGSIIYNTILFSGYFTTLPKELEEAATMDGASLPRTFWSVALPQATPMIATVGLFHFMYSWNSFFIPLVFTIGNPKLRTLAVGLQAFIGENQTQWTWIAAGAVITILPIMLLFFFLQRYFVDAIAGAVKG